A single Muntiacus reevesi chromosome 9, mMunRee1.1, whole genome shotgun sequence DNA region contains:
- the LOC136175932 gene encoding olfactory receptor 5P4-like: MDAANRTTVTEFIILGLTDNVTLCAIFYVIFLGVYVVTIVGNISIIILIRSSPQLHTPMYLFLSHLAFVDIGYSTSVTPIMLMSFLKERTAIPIAGCIVQLASDVAFGTTECFLLATMAYDRYVAICSPLLYSTQMSPVVCFLLLGASYLGGCMNASSFTGCLMNLSFCGPNKINHFFCDLFPLLKLSCGHVYIAEISPAISSASVLISTLFTIIVSYSYILHSILKMRSTEGRKKAFSTCTSHLTAVALFYGTVSFVYVMPKSSYSADQVKVASVIYTVVVPMLNPLIYSLRNKEVKEAMRKLGIQTLQSSRCRKCGVALLQSLLERIYIDSHLLLLNSKSAKEMTKIEDIWESKIVPIWMKELY, translated from the exons ATGGATGCTGCAAATCGTACAACAGTGACAGAGTTCATTATTTTGGGATTAACGGATAACGTGACACTATGTGCCATCTTCTATGTGATTTTTCTAGGAGTTTACGTAGTTACCATAGTGGGAAACATCAGCATAATCATCTTAATCCGAAGTAGCCCACAGCTTCACACGCCTATGTACCTTTTCCTTAGCCATTTGGCCTTTGTGGACATTGGGTATTCCACGTCAGTTACACCAATCATGCTGATGAGTTTCTTAAAAGAGAGAACTGCCATCCCAATCGCTGGTTGTATAGTCCAGCTTGCCTCTGATGTTGCCTTTGGGACCACAGAGTGCTTCTTGTTGGCCACCATGGCCTATGATCGGTATGTGGCCATTTGTTCTCCCCTGCTCTACTCCACCCAGATGTCCCCAGTGGTATGCTTCCTCCTGCTGGGGGCCTCCTACTTGGGTGGTTGCATGAATGCTTCATCATTTACCGGCTGTTTGATGAATCTCTCCTTCTGTGGACCAAATAAAATCAATCATTTTTTCTGTGACCTCTTCCCACTCTTGAAGCTTTCTTGTGGCCATGTTTATATTGCTGAGATATCCCCAGCCAtctcctcagcatcagtcctcatAAGCACACTGTTTACCATAATTGTGTCCTACAGCTACATCCTCCACTCAATCCTGAAGATGCGCTCCACTGAGGGGAGGAAGAAGGCCTTTTCGACCTGCACCTCCCACCTCACTGCAGTCGCTTTGTTTTATGGGAcagtttcatttgtttatgtGATGCCCAAGTCGAGCTACTCAGCTGATCAGGTCAAAGTGGCATCTGTAATCTACACAGTGGTGGTCCCCATGTTGAACCCActcatctacagtctgaggaacaaggAGGTGAAAGAGGCTATGAGAAAACTA GGAATTCAAACCCTGCAGTCATCCAGATGTAGGAAGTGTGGTGTGGCACTGCTCCAGTCTTTATTGGAGAGGATATACATTGATTCTCATCTTCTTCTCCTAAATTCTAAATCAGCTAAGGAAATGACAAAAATAGAAGATATATGGGAGAGCAAAATAGTACCTATATGGATGAAAGAGTTATACTAG